A region of Paenibacillus sp. JNUCC-31 DNA encodes the following proteins:
- a CDS encoding alpha-L-rhamnosidase-related protein: MATLTSRHPFNLYYNAGEYVKICGTQDGYFPDFGHHMANEMGGVWLHPIKLLDGFWLKVTDLDRNIAVWARADEFTSESWGGSRFDYDHGLSHIPVSIKRSQFAPDYEKGMIVEYEISAYGKGTTRLKLELLSRTDLRPVWYSDEIGIIPGVGETAEAMSSRKVIVKDDAQDWYAMIGSDLPGTEMTVGPEIYGPELTAGKGTGISFVTDCTLEEKDVFRFRLFVAGSESSREACEQTYAVIERDHLRLKEQKQQFYDKLDQRSVLTIEGEDELNEQFAWVKRNNQWLVQQVDGIGRGLTAGGPTYPWWFGCDSTYALQGVLATGDHQLVRDTLNLLLEKSKEANGNGRFVHEVTTIGAVSNRGNTQETAHYIAFVWEMFLWTGDDALLREHYDYCVQGIDWLLGEMDPDGDLFPSGYGIIEIAGLNMELIDSAVYTAKALQALEHMSLYLGETERHQTYQKLAEQAVQAVNDVYWSEKDSLYADAVAPVSDIVPKVDYMVSLAEKQGITDYREYVEGLLADAGENLTDRGWLLNKNWVIVTPMEAGIADQDKAQRALEAMRNRDFIGEYGTFLAAMYQQGTMTISTGAHAVAEAAYGHPDHALDLLRRMGKSFSRVLPGSFSEMSPDYGCVVQAWTIYALAVPVVRHFFGVQPEAHKRQVTISPVLPQAWADKKCSLEHLMVGNATFDIHVESREGIRYASISNESGWTIVLDWKGERRESNEKRIEWQL; this comes from the coding sequence ATGGCCACATTAACAAGCAGACATCCATTTAATTTGTATTATAACGCAGGTGAATATGTAAAAATTTGCGGTACCCAGGACGGATACTTTCCCGATTTCGGACATCATATGGCTAACGAAATGGGCGGAGTATGGCTGCATCCAATCAAGCTGCTGGACGGTTTTTGGCTGAAGGTAACCGATCTGGATCGCAACATTGCCGTATGGGCAAGGGCAGACGAATTCACCAGTGAGTCTTGGGGAGGAAGTCGGTTCGATTATGATCATGGGTTGAGCCACATTCCGGTATCCATCAAACGCAGCCAGTTTGCCCCCGATTATGAGAAGGGCATGATCGTAGAATACGAAATCAGCGCTTACGGGAAAGGAACAACCCGGCTCAAGCTGGAGCTGCTGTCACGTACCGATCTCCGTCCGGTGTGGTATTCCGATGAGATTGGAATTATCCCGGGCGTAGGTGAAACGGCAGAAGCTATGTCTTCGCGCAAGGTCATCGTCAAAGATGATGCCCAAGACTGGTATGCCATGATTGGAAGTGACCTGCCTGGAACGGAAATGACGGTTGGGCCTGAGATTTACGGACCGGAACTGACGGCAGGCAAGGGCACAGGGATTTCTTTTGTAACAGATTGCACGCTGGAGGAGAAGGATGTGTTCCGCTTCCGGTTATTTGTTGCCGGTTCGGAGTCGTCCCGTGAAGCTTGTGAGCAGACTTATGCAGTCATCGAACGTGATCACCTTCGTTTGAAAGAGCAGAAGCAGCAGTTCTATGACAAGCTGGATCAGCGTTCGGTGCTTACCATTGAAGGCGAAGATGAGCTGAACGAGCAATTCGCTTGGGTGAAGCGCAATAATCAGTGGCTGGTGCAGCAAGTAGATGGAATCGGTCGTGGTTTGACAGCAGGTGGGCCTACGTATCCATGGTGGTTCGGCTGTGACAGTACGTATGCACTTCAGGGTGTTCTTGCTACGGGAGATCATCAACTGGTGCGAGATACGCTGAATTTGTTGCTGGAGAAATCCAAAGAGGCGAACGGCAATGGACGTTTTGTGCATGAAGTGACCACGATAGGAGCCGTGTCTAATCGCGGCAATACGCAGGAGACGGCACACTATATCGCCTTTGTGTGGGAAATGTTCCTGTGGACCGGAGACGATGCACTTCTGCGCGAGCATTATGACTACTGTGTTCAAGGCATCGATTGGCTGCTGGGTGAGATGGACCCGGACGGAGACCTGTTCCCATCTGGTTACGGCATTATCGAGATTGCCGGATTGAATATGGAGCTGATTGATAGTGCTGTATACACAGCCAAGGCACTTCAGGCGCTGGAGCACATGAGTCTCTATTTGGGTGAAACAGAGCGTCACCAGACATATCAAAAGCTGGCTGAGCAAGCGGTACAAGCGGTGAATGATGTGTATTGGTCAGAAAAAGACAGCCTCTATGCGGATGCCGTTGCACCTGTTTCCGATATTGTGCCCAAAGTGGATTACATGGTTTCTCTCGCTGAAAAGCAAGGGATCACAGACTACCGGGAGTACGTGGAAGGATTGCTGGCCGATGCAGGTGAGAATCTGACAGACCGCGGTTGGCTGCTAAACAAAAACTGGGTCATTGTCACTCCGATGGAAGCAGGAATTGCCGATCAGGACAAGGCACAGCGTGCGCTGGAAGCAATGCGAAACCGCGACTTCATTGGTGAATACGGTACGTTTCTTGCTGCCATGTATCAACAGGGAACGATGACGATCTCTACGGGAGCACATGCGGTTGCCGAAGCGGCGTACGGGCATCCAGATCACGCACTCGATTTGCTGCGCCGGATGGGGAAAAGCTTCTCACGTGTACTGCCGGGTTCATTCTCGGAGATGTCCCCGGACTACGGCTGTGTAGTACAGGCATGGACGATCTATGCACTGGCTGTACCTGTGGTACGACATTTCTTTGGCGTTCAACCGGAAGCACACAAGCGCCAGGTGACGATATCACCTGTATTGCCACAGGCGTGGGCTGACAAGAAGTGTAGTCTGGAGCATCTGATGGTAGGCAATGCAACGTTCGATATTCATGTTGAATCCCGTGAGGGCATTCGATATGCGAGCATTTCCAACGAATCGGGCTGGACGATTGTTCTGGACTGGAAGGGCGAGAGACGGGAAAGCAACGAGAAACGAATTGAATGGCAGCTATAA
- a CDS encoding carbohydrate ABC transporter permease codes for MNQATTRKPVYSKLFSMLILIAGAAVVLIPLLWTFATSLKTPAEVFKDDFFPAVWMWSNYKNAVLAIPFFTFLKNTLIILIPVLVGTVFSSALCAYGFARFNFRGKRTLFLVLLATMMLPSQVTMIPMFIMFKEIGWVDTFLPLIIPAFFGGGAFNIFLIRQFMRGIPRDLDESAFVDGANKMQIFMRIMLPLSMPPLIAVSIFTFMGVWNDFQGPLIYLNSSEKYTLALGLSMFKGLYNVEWNMLMAATMLIMLPPLIVFFVAQKYFIEGISISSAIKG; via the coding sequence ATGAATCAAGCAACGACACGGAAACCGGTATACTCGAAACTATTTTCTATGCTCATTCTTATTGCTGGTGCGGCCGTCGTGCTGATCCCGCTGTTATGGACGTTTGCAACGTCTCTTAAAACACCTGCCGAGGTGTTCAAAGATGATTTTTTCCCGGCTGTATGGATGTGGTCCAACTATAAAAATGCCGTTCTGGCCATCCCGTTTTTTACATTTTTGAAAAATACGCTGATTATTCTGATTCCGGTATTAGTCGGTACCGTATTCTCGTCTGCCCTATGTGCGTATGGTTTCGCCCGGTTTAACTTCCGCGGCAAACGCACACTGTTCCTGGTTCTGCTGGCGACGATGATGCTGCCTTCACAGGTAACGATGATCCCGATGTTCATCATGTTCAAGGAAATCGGCTGGGTTGATACATTTTTACCACTCATTATCCCTGCATTTTTCGGGGGTGGAGCGTTTAACATCTTCCTGATTCGTCAGTTCATGCGGGGTATACCGCGTGATCTCGATGAGTCCGCTTTCGTCGACGGAGCAAACAAAATGCAGATTTTCATGAGAATCATGCTGCCGCTGTCCATGCCGCCGCTGATTGCTGTTTCTATCTTTACCTTTATGGGCGTATGGAATGACTTCCAGGGACCGCTCATTTATTTGAACTCCAGTGAAAAGTATACGCTGGCTCTCGGGTTGTCCATGTTCAAAGGGTTGTATAACGTGGAATGGAACATGTTAATGGCTGCAACAATGCTGATTATGCTTCCACCACTCATTGTATTCTTTGTTGCACAAAAATACTTTATTGAAGGCATTTCCATCTCTTCTGCAATCAAGGGCTAA